The genomic interval TTTTTCTGTCTTCCTCAAAAGCTCGTCAAACACACCTCAAAGCGGTATCCTTTCCTTTCCACAGCCGAACGGGGATAGCGTGATGGACACTCTTGTCGAACTCTTGCTGGAATCGGTGAAGCGGTTTCCGAATACTCCTTTTCTGGAGGCGGATCGGGAGGGCATCGGCCGCATTTCCCTCTCTCGCGCCGGACTGCTGGAGCGGGCGGCGGCCGTGGCCGCGCGCCTCGCGGGGGGGGGGGTTCGGCCGGGGGATGCGGTCGGTCTTCTCTCGCCGAACCGCCCGGAGTGGGGGGCGGGGTATTTTGGCATCCTGCTCGCCGGCGCCGTCGTGGTTCCCCTCGATGTGAACCTCAAAGAGGGCGAGCTTTCGAACATCCTCTCGCGTTCGGGGGCGGCCGCGCTGGTGACGGATCAGACGGAGGCTGCGCGCGGCGCCGGGCTGCGGGACCGGGGCCAAAATCTGAAGCACTTGTTCCGCTGCGACACGGCCGAAGCCGCTCCCGATGCACGTGCGGGCGGCTGGCCCGGTGAGCGGCGCGGGCCGGATGATCTCGCCCTTCTCTCGTTCTCCTCCGGCACAACGGGCACGGCGAAGGGAATTATGCTGACCCACCGGAACATCGCCTCAAACGCCGTGGCGGCGCTCTCGTCGTTTCAGTGCGGCCCGGAGGATGTTTTTCTCTCGATCCTTCCGCTTCACCACATGTTCGAGGGAACGGGCGGGTTTCTCTGTCCGCTTCTCGCGGGGGCGCGTGTGTACTACCTCGACTCGCGCAATCCGCGGGTTTTGGTCGAGGCGATGCAGCGGGAGGGGGCTTCCATCCTTTTGATGGTTCCGGCGCTGGCCCGGCTCATCCACAAGCGGATCTGCGGACAGATCGAAGAGATGGAAGGGGTGCGGGGAATGCTGGGCCGTCTTCTTTTTTCGCTCTCCCGGGCGGCCCTGCGGCACGGCTGGCGCATCGGGCATTTTCTTCTCCCCCAGGTTCGCAGCCGTCTCAGCCCCCGCCTTCGCTACCTTGTTTCCGGCGGCGCCGCCCTGGATGTGAACGTGGCATTCGATCTGCTGGCCCTCGGCCTTGAAATCATCCAGGGCTACGGCTTGACGGAAACCGCGCCCGTGACCCATACGAACCGGCCCGGAAAGGCAAACCGGCTGGGCACGGTCGGCCCGCCCGTCCCGGGCGTGGAAGCGCGCATCGTTCCCGTCGAAGGGGCCGCGGAGGGAGAGGGCGAGATCTGGATCAGGGGGCCGAACGTGATGAGGGGGTATTACGATGCGCCTGGGCTGACGGCGGAGGTGTTCGAGGGGGAGTGGTTTCGCACCGGAGACATCGGCCGGGTGGATGCGGAAGATTATCTGACGATCTGCGGACGTGTGAAAAACGTGATTGTCGCGCCTTCGGGAAAGAATATTTATCCCGAAGAGGTGGAGGAGGAGCTGGCGGGAAGCCCCCTGTTCCAGGACGCCTGCGTGATCGGCAAGAAGGACGCCCGGGGGGGCGAGGAAGTCTTCGCCGTCGTCACGATCAATCCGGAGGCCGGGGTCCCGGAAGGGGTGGAGCGGGAAGAAATCGTGCGCCGCGAGCTGAACCGCCTTTGCGCCGCATTGGCCGACTACAAGCGGGTGAGTGGTTTTTGTGTCTGGCCCGATGAGACACTCCCGCAGACCACCACCCTCAAGTACCGGCGGGAGGAGATCAAAAAGGTGCTGCGAGAGCTCCCTGGCTACTCCCCGGATGATTTTTGAAACGGGCCGATTCGCATTTCGGGGTTGTATGATTCCCTGAAATAACGCACTCTCGCCCGCACCCTTTTCGTTCCATCGCCTTGGAAGCCCCCTCTCCGCTTCATCGCCACGGCTTGGGTGCCAGGTGTCTGTAGCCGGAAGCGAAGGAGAACGTTTTGTCGCTTGATATCGCCATCCTCTTTGCACTGGGGGCCGCAGTTTCCTACGCCTGCGCCGATATGTTCGCGCGGGTCGGGGTGGAGCGGTGCGATGAGTTTGTCGGCTCCATGATTGCGCTCACCGGCCAGATGGCGATGTTCATCATCCTGGTGGTGGCGGCAGACGTGCGGTTTCCTCCTTTCGGGGCGCATTATTTTTGGGTGGCCCTGGGCGGCGCGTTCAACCCGGGGCTTTTCTTCATTTTTTTCGTGATCGGCATTGCCAAGATCGGAGTGGCACGGGCGGCGCCGATCAAGGGAAGCTCGCCAATTCTGGGCGCGCTGCTGGCGATCATTTTCCTGGCCGAGCGGCCCGCCTGGTACCACCTGGCAGGAGTTATACTGGTGGTGGCGGGCGTTGCGCTGATCTCCTCGGGCAAGACCGAGGGAAGGTGGCGGCGAAGCGACGCCATCTGGCCGCTGCTCGCGGCGCTGGTCTCGGGCTTTGCCGCCAACTTCTGGCGGACGGGGCTCCAGTCTTTTCCCGATTCGATGGCGGCCAACATCGTGGGCGTGGCCGCAGCCCTTGCGCTGATGGCTGCGTATACCCTGGCGTTCAGACGCGGCCAGATGGCCGAGAACATCCGCCGGGGGTGGAAGCCCTTTCTCCTGTTCGGGCTGGCGGCGGGCGCCGGGGTGTTTTTCTATGCCAAGGCGCTTCAGATCGGCGAGGTCTACCGGATGCTGCCCCTCATTCAGACGGCACCGCTCTTCACGGTGGCGCTGGCGCTGATTTTCTTCCGACGGAAAGAACACATCACTTGGCGCGTGCCGGCGGGCGCTTTGTTCACGGTGGGCGGTGCGCTGCTCGTCACGCTTCGGCTGGGCCTGATGTGAGGTTGTAAGTCTTTCGATGAAGGAAACTGTGGATGCAGATTGACGCGG from bacterium carries:
- a CDS encoding class I adenylate-forming enzyme family protein, which gives rise to MDTLVELLLESVKRFPNTPFLEADREGIGRISLSRAGLLERAAAVAARLAGGGVRPGDAVGLLSPNRPEWGAGYFGILLAGAVVVPLDVNLKEGELSNILSRSGAAALVTDQTEAARGAGLRDRGQNLKHLFRCDTAEAAPDARAGGWPGERRGPDDLALLSFSSGTTGTAKGIMLTHRNIASNAVAALSSFQCGPEDVFLSILPLHHMFEGTGGFLCPLLAGARVYYLDSRNPRVLVEAMQREGASILLMVPALARLIHKRICGQIEEMEGVRGMLGRLLFSLSRAALRHGWRIGHFLLPQVRSRLSPRLRYLVSGGAALDVNVAFDLLALGLEIIQGYGLTETAPVTHTNRPGKANRLGTVGPPVPGVEARIVPVEGAAEGEGEIWIRGPNVMRGYYDAPGLTAEVFEGEWFRTGDIGRVDAEDYLTICGRVKNVIVAPSGKNIYPEEVEEELAGSPLFQDACVIGKKDARGGEEVFAVVTINPEAGVPEGVEREEIVRRELNRLCAALADYKRVSGFCVWPDETLPQTTTLKYRREEIKKVLRELPGYSPDDF
- a CDS encoding EamA family transporter, coding for MSLDIAILFALGAAVSYACADMFARVGVERCDEFVGSMIALTGQMAMFIILVVAADVRFPPFGAHYFWVALGGAFNPGLFFIFFVIGIAKIGVARAAPIKGSSPILGALLAIIFLAERPAWYHLAGVILVVAGVALISSGKTEGRWRRSDAIWPLLAALVSGFAANFWRTGLQSFPDSMAANIVGVAAALALMAAYTLAFRRGQMAENIRRGWKPFLLFGLAAGAGVFFYAKALQIGEVYRMLPLIQTAPLFTVALALIFFRRKEHITWRVPAGALFTVGGALLVTLRLGLM